The DNA sequence ACAttagaaaatgagaggaaaattaGAGCTCCTTAAGCTTCTCCTTCTTAAGGGATGGTGAAACTCATGAAAATAAAGTCAAGTTATGGAGTTAAAAGAACGTTTTCcatagagaaagaaatatttctatagTATAGCAAGAGGAGTGTCTGTGTGAATGATTTTAACtcatcattatcttctgcactgtgcacaggactccatgcccacgaactgcagatgcccaacagcagctccatcagcgagttcctcctgctggcgttggcagacacgcggcagctgcagctcctgcacttctggctcttgctgggcatctacctggctgccctcctgggcaacggcctcatcagcacagccgtagcctgccaccaccgcctgcacaccccgatgtacttcttcctgctcaacctcgccctcctcgacctgggctgcatctccaccactctccccaaagccatggccaatgccctctgggacaccagggacatctcctatgcaggatgtgttgcccagacctttctctttgtctttctcatgtcagcagagtattgcattctcaccatcatgtcctatgaccgctacgttgccatctgcaagcccctgcactacgggaccttgatggacagcagagcttgtgccaccatggcagcagctgcctggggctcTGGGGTTCTCaatgctctgctgcacactgccaattcattttcactgcctttctgccaaggcaatgctgtggatcagtttttctgtgaaatcccccaactcctcaagctctcctgctcaaaAGCCTACCTCAGGGAAGTTGGGCTTATTGTCTGTAGTGTCCTTGTCTTATTTGGATGCTTTgtattcattgttgtgtcctatgtgcagatcttcagggccgtgctgaggatgccctctgagcagggacggcacaaagccttctccacgtgcctccctcacctggctgtgGTCTCCCTCTTTGTCACCACTGGCTTTTTTGCCAATCTAAGGcccccttccctttcctccccatccctggatc is a window from the Meleagris gallopavo isolate NT-WF06-2002-E0010 breed Aviagen turkey brand Nicholas breeding stock chromosome 2 unlocalized genomic scaffold, Turkey_5.1 Chr2_random_7180001956923, whole genome shotgun sequence genome containing:
- the LOC100540568 gene encoding olfactory receptor 14J1-like; protein product: MPNSSSISEFLLLALADTRQLQLLHFWLLLGIYLAALLGNGLISTAVACHHRLHTPMYFFLLNLALLDLGCISTTLPKAMANALWDTRDISYAGCVAQTFLFVFLMSAEYCILTIMSYDRYVAICKPLHYGTLMDSRACATMAAAAWGSGVLNALLHTANSFSLPFCQGNAVDQFFCEIPQLLKLSCSKAYLREVGLIVCSVLVLFGCFVFIVVSYVQIFRAVLRMPSEQGRHKAFSTCLPHLAVVSLFVTTGFFANLRPPSLSSPSLDLTVAVLYSVVPPTLNPLIYSMRNQELRDAVRKMMSWSHFSRDKLLTCLYI